The Triplophysa rosa linkage group LG15, Trosa_1v2, whole genome shotgun sequence genome has a segment encoding these proteins:
- the senp6a gene encoding sentrin-specific protease 6 isoform X1 codes for MIMDHNKSLFIKALDRCEDRRDGGYKLTWRCSLSDDSEDDSRNDAALVTMEPAGGQQDLSPEGMKSPSVKGFSPNQSMMTHERHPNHLRPLNRTGKLSEAAHSFLIMSPAPSQGVVVQGRIFQHAQVSPPVRKLEQRNHDLKERSDMIQELDSIVLTCPDTSSDSGDSSLKRRVQQKRRPMIDSPVPAVKPVDPPLRPDEYVSVCGKCGQGSEDHVKCDHCGYRLPAETPPVPDGTSTLAPRPPIRSQSLSAPHSLLISKNFYGSASGGRSQGLNIVVNPTVRITHGNVLVSYNERPVPGSGSLASNGHKQVVGKKQQVTKPCELNDPIVLSSDEEEESDNCSSTGTINRLDSVSPRPADSAHSSPAPSGGRVEAAIKGASELEDNICDFFTEKNHRTLQPRRNRMRDPHGLVCEEPSPLKKRKVGQQQQKWDSIILECRSVRIGTLRRMVTKPVVFTVDYIEFETEGREVDVMESVRLRSSELISCEWCKVKKLPVLFLQTTDEECQRLRDQLEMCQDSEGEWYDCGGDSDEKYIVLIFENGPQLQEQIILEDILGEIGRRNKLEDFPLKISFDKANNRLVEYNKASKEKEKAKEDNGKPVESARSSSLTLSASASLSVVTVTVATATTATTAPVSSAAASVRTRMSARLQAFCEEDDDDDMSEIHPTFTGPVVKLMVYPPPPAKGGISVTNEDLHCLNDGEFLNDVIIDFYLKYVFLEKLKKEDAASSHVFSSFFYKRLNQRERRNAPDTSNLPIQKKKHNRVKTWTRHVDLFQKDFIFVPINESAHWYLAVICFPSLDGVHNEPNLLYQLSAAAQSSAVSSVPPAEEEAPETGHHAAAVTAQPEASDEAGQQYTDGLHRIMSCYAEDSCRFSDDQSSCPDDCSEDGTFLDDCRNSDRVEWTSKPTICRQPCILIMDSLRGPTRSTVVKTLREYLEVEWEVRKGSQRSFGKDVMKGSSPRVPQQDNFSDCGVYVLQYVESFFENPIPSFHLPMNLMDWFPQQRMKTKREEIKDVILKIQKQQQVNAESTEPTDGCQSPSEDSLESPDLIPSVSS; via the exons ATGATAATGGATCATAACAAGAGTCTGTTTATTAAAG CCCTGGATAGATGTGAGGACAGGAGAGATGGAGGATATAAGCTGACGTGGAGATGTTCTCTCTCAGATGATAGTGAAGACGACAGCAGAAATGA CGCCGCCCTTGTGACCATGGAGCCAGCAGGTGGCCAGCAGGATCTTTCACCTGAGGGAATGAAG TCTCCATCTGTTAAAGGCTTCAGTCCCAATCAGTCTATGATGACTCATGAACGACATCCAAATCATTTACGGCCACTCAACAGAACCGGCAAGCTCAG TGAAGCGGCTCACAGCTTTCTGATCATGAGTCCAGCGCCGTCACAAGGAGTCGTGGTTCAGGGGCGGATCTTTCAGCACgcacaagtttctcctccagTCAGAAAGCTGGAACAAAG AAACCATGACCTGAAGGAAAG ATCCGATATGATCCAAGAGCTGGATAGCATCGTTCTCACCTGTCCTGACACATCATCAG ATTCAGGAGACAGCTCTCTTAAGAGGCGTGTCCAGCAGAAACGACGGCCAATGATTGACAGTCCCGTTCCTGCGGTCAAACCAGTCGAT CCGCCCCTTCGACCTGATGAATATGTCAGCGTGTGTGGTAAATGTGGCCAGGGCAGTGAGGATCACGTCAAATGTGATCACTGTGGATATCGGCTGCCTGCTGAGACTCCGCCCGTTCCTGACGGTACATCCACTCTCGCCCCTCGCCCTCCCATTCGCTCTCAGTCCTTGTCTGCTCCTCACAGTCTTCTCATCAGCAAGAATTTCTATGGCTCTGCCTCTGGGGGGCGCTCTCAAGGCCTAAACATCGTAGTGAATCCAACGGTGCGAATCACTCACGGAAATGTGCTCGTCTCGTACAACGAAAGGCCTGTACCGGGTTCTGGGAGCTTGGCATCGAACGGGCACAAACAAGTTGTGGGCAAGAAACAGCAGGTTACCAAGCCATGTGAATTAAACGACCCTA TTGTTCTGTCGAGCGATGAGGAAGAGGAAAGCGATAACTGCAGCAGCACGGGGACCATCAACCGTCTGGACAGCGTCTCGCCGCGGCCTGCCGACTCGGCTCACTCGTCTCCAGCACCCTCTGGTGGTCGGGTGGAGGCCGCGATTAAAGGTGCCAGTGAACTGGAGGACAATATCTGTGACTTTTTCACAGAGAAGAATCACAGAACTCTGCAGCCCAGGAGGAATCGCATGAGGGATCCA CACGGGTTAGTGTGTGAAGAGCCATCTCCCTTGAAGAAGAGGAAAGTGGGTCAGCAGCAGCAGAAGTGGGACAGTATTATTCTGGAGTGCAGGAGCGTGAGGATCGGCACGCTACGCCGGATGGTCACCAAACCCGTTGTT TTTACAGTGGATTACATCGAGTTTGAGACAGAAG GTCGTGAGGTGGATGTGATGGAGAGCGTTCGTCTGAGGTCATCAGAGCTGATCAGCTGCGAGTGGTGTAAAGTGAAGAAGCTGCCGGTTCTCTTTCTCCAGACCACGGATGAGGAGTGTCAGCGCTTACGAGATCAGCTGGAGATGTGTCAGGACAGCGAAGGGGAATGGTACGACTGCGGAGGTGACA GCGATGAGAAGTATATTGTGTTGATTTTTGAGAACGGGCCTCAGTTACAAGAGCAAATAATTCTGGAGGACATTCTGGGTGAGATCGGCCGAAGAAACAAACTGGAAGATTTTCCTTTAAAGATCAGCTTCGATAAGGCCAACAATCGACTGGTCGAGTACAATAAAGCCtccaaagagaaagaaaag GCAAAAGAAGACAACGGTAAACCTGTAGAATCAGCAAGATCATCATCTTTAACATTATCAGCCTCAGCATCCCTCTCGGTAGTGACAGTTACTGTGGCAACAGCAACCACGGCCACGACAGCCCCCGTCTCGTCAGCAGCGGCAAGCGTCCGAACACGCATGTCTGCACGACTCCAAGCTTTCTGTGAagaggatgatgatgacgacATGTCAGAAATTCACCCAACATTCACTGGCCCAGTCGTCAA GTTGATGGTTTACCCCCCGCCTCCTGCCAAAGGAGGAATCTCTGTAACCAACGAGGACCTCCACTGTCTGAACGACGGAGAGTTTCTCAACGACGTCATCATTGATTTCTATTTAAA ATATGTGTTTCTGGAGAAGCTGAAGAAGGAGGATGCCGCCAGCAGTCACGTCTTCAGCTCTTTCTTCTATAAGAGACTcaatcagagagagagaagaaacgcTCCCGACACGTCCAACCTACC GATACAGAAGAAGAAACACAACAGAGTGAAGACGTGGACACGTCACGTGGATCTCTTCCAGAAGGACTTCATCTTTGTGCCCATCAATGAGTC TGCACACTGGTACCTCGCCGTCATCTGTTTTCCTAGTCTTGACGGGGTTCATAATGAGCCAAACTTGCTGTACCAGCTATCGGCTGCAGCCCAGAGCTCGGCCGTCTCCTCCGTCCCGCCCGCAGAAGAGGAGGCGCCAGAGACCGGCCACCACGCAGCCGCTGTGACGGCCCAGCCTGAAGCGTCCGATGAGGCCGGCCAGCAGTACACAG ATGGTTTACACAGAATAATGTCGTGTTACGCGGAAGACTCGTGTCGCTTCTCTGACGACCAAAGCTCATGTCCG GATGATTGTAGTGAAGACGGCACTTTTCTTGATGACTGTAGGAACTCTGACAGAGTGGAGTGGACGTCTAAACCCACCATTTGCAGACA GCCTTGCATTCTAATCATGGATTCCCTGCGTGGGCCGACCAGGTCGACTGTCGTGAAGACGTTACGAGA GTATCTGGAGGTGGAGTGGGAGGTCAGAAAAGGCTCACAGAGGAGTTTTGGGAAAGATGTGATGAAGGGTTCGAGTCCTCGTGTACCCCAGCAGGATAACTTTAGTGACTGTGGTGTTTATGTGCTGCAGTATGTTGAGAGCTTCTTCGAG AATCCAATTCCAAGCTTTCATCTGCCGATGAACTTAATGGACTGGTTTCCCCAGCAACGGATGAAAACCAAGCGTGAGGAGATCAAGGATGTCATTCTGAAGATTCAGAAGCAGCAGCAGGTGAACGCTGAGAGCACTGAACCCACTGACGGCTGTCAGAGTCCGAGCGAGGACAGTTTAGAGTCACCTGATCTAATCCCATCCGTCAGCTCTTAA
- the senp6a gene encoding sentrin-specific protease 6 isoform X2 — MEPAGGQQDLSPEGMKSPSVKGFSPNQSMMTHERHPNHLRPLNRTGKLSEAAHSFLIMSPAPSQGVVVQGRIFQHAQVSPPVRKLEQRNHDLKERSDMIQELDSIVLTCPDTSSDSGDSSLKRRVQQKRRPMIDSPVPAVKPVDPPLRPDEYVSVCGKCGQGSEDHVKCDHCGYRLPAETPPVPDGTSTLAPRPPIRSQSLSAPHSLLISKNFYGSASGGRSQGLNIVVNPTVRITHGNVLVSYNERPVPGSGSLASNGHKQVVGKKQQVTKPCELNDPIVLSSDEEEESDNCSSTGTINRLDSVSPRPADSAHSSPAPSGGRVEAAIKGASELEDNICDFFTEKNHRTLQPRRNRMRDPHGLVCEEPSPLKKRKVGQQQQKWDSIILECRSVRIGTLRRMVTKPVVFTVDYIEFETEGREVDVMESVRLRSSELISCEWCKVKKLPVLFLQTTDEECQRLRDQLEMCQDSEGEWYDCGGDSDEKYIVLIFENGPQLQEQIILEDILGEIGRRNKLEDFPLKISFDKANNRLVEYNKASKEKEKAKEDNGKPVESARSSSLTLSASASLSVVTVTVATATTATTAPVSSAAASVRTRMSARLQAFCEEDDDDDMSEIHPTFTGPVVKLMVYPPPPAKGGISVTNEDLHCLNDGEFLNDVIIDFYLKYVFLEKLKKEDAASSHVFSSFFYKRLNQRERRNAPDTSNLPIQKKKHNRVKTWTRHVDLFQKDFIFVPINESAHWYLAVICFPSLDGVHNEPNLLYQLSAAAQSSAVSSVPPAEEEAPETGHHAAAVTAQPEASDEAGQQYTDGLHRIMSCYAEDSCRFSDDQSSCPDDCSEDGTFLDDCRNSDRVEWTSKPTICRQPCILIMDSLRGPTRSTVVKTLREYLEVEWEVRKGSQRSFGKDVMKGSSPRVPQQDNFSDCGVYVLQYVESFFENPIPSFHLPMNLMDWFPQQRMKTKREEIKDVILKIQKQQQVNAESTEPTDGCQSPSEDSLESPDLIPSVSS, encoded by the exons ATGGAGCCAGCAGGTGGCCAGCAGGATCTTTCACCTGAGGGAATGAAG TCTCCATCTGTTAAAGGCTTCAGTCCCAATCAGTCTATGATGACTCATGAACGACATCCAAATCATTTACGGCCACTCAACAGAACCGGCAAGCTCAG TGAAGCGGCTCACAGCTTTCTGATCATGAGTCCAGCGCCGTCACAAGGAGTCGTGGTTCAGGGGCGGATCTTTCAGCACgcacaagtttctcctccagTCAGAAAGCTGGAACAAAG AAACCATGACCTGAAGGAAAG ATCCGATATGATCCAAGAGCTGGATAGCATCGTTCTCACCTGTCCTGACACATCATCAG ATTCAGGAGACAGCTCTCTTAAGAGGCGTGTCCAGCAGAAACGACGGCCAATGATTGACAGTCCCGTTCCTGCGGTCAAACCAGTCGAT CCGCCCCTTCGACCTGATGAATATGTCAGCGTGTGTGGTAAATGTGGCCAGGGCAGTGAGGATCACGTCAAATGTGATCACTGTGGATATCGGCTGCCTGCTGAGACTCCGCCCGTTCCTGACGGTACATCCACTCTCGCCCCTCGCCCTCCCATTCGCTCTCAGTCCTTGTCTGCTCCTCACAGTCTTCTCATCAGCAAGAATTTCTATGGCTCTGCCTCTGGGGGGCGCTCTCAAGGCCTAAACATCGTAGTGAATCCAACGGTGCGAATCACTCACGGAAATGTGCTCGTCTCGTACAACGAAAGGCCTGTACCGGGTTCTGGGAGCTTGGCATCGAACGGGCACAAACAAGTTGTGGGCAAGAAACAGCAGGTTACCAAGCCATGTGAATTAAACGACCCTA TTGTTCTGTCGAGCGATGAGGAAGAGGAAAGCGATAACTGCAGCAGCACGGGGACCATCAACCGTCTGGACAGCGTCTCGCCGCGGCCTGCCGACTCGGCTCACTCGTCTCCAGCACCCTCTGGTGGTCGGGTGGAGGCCGCGATTAAAGGTGCCAGTGAACTGGAGGACAATATCTGTGACTTTTTCACAGAGAAGAATCACAGAACTCTGCAGCCCAGGAGGAATCGCATGAGGGATCCA CACGGGTTAGTGTGTGAAGAGCCATCTCCCTTGAAGAAGAGGAAAGTGGGTCAGCAGCAGCAGAAGTGGGACAGTATTATTCTGGAGTGCAGGAGCGTGAGGATCGGCACGCTACGCCGGATGGTCACCAAACCCGTTGTT TTTACAGTGGATTACATCGAGTTTGAGACAGAAG GTCGTGAGGTGGATGTGATGGAGAGCGTTCGTCTGAGGTCATCAGAGCTGATCAGCTGCGAGTGGTGTAAAGTGAAGAAGCTGCCGGTTCTCTTTCTCCAGACCACGGATGAGGAGTGTCAGCGCTTACGAGATCAGCTGGAGATGTGTCAGGACAGCGAAGGGGAATGGTACGACTGCGGAGGTGACA GCGATGAGAAGTATATTGTGTTGATTTTTGAGAACGGGCCTCAGTTACAAGAGCAAATAATTCTGGAGGACATTCTGGGTGAGATCGGCCGAAGAAACAAACTGGAAGATTTTCCTTTAAAGATCAGCTTCGATAAGGCCAACAATCGACTGGTCGAGTACAATAAAGCCtccaaagagaaagaaaag GCAAAAGAAGACAACGGTAAACCTGTAGAATCAGCAAGATCATCATCTTTAACATTATCAGCCTCAGCATCCCTCTCGGTAGTGACAGTTACTGTGGCAACAGCAACCACGGCCACGACAGCCCCCGTCTCGTCAGCAGCGGCAAGCGTCCGAACACGCATGTCTGCACGACTCCAAGCTTTCTGTGAagaggatgatgatgacgacATGTCAGAAATTCACCCAACATTCACTGGCCCAGTCGTCAA GTTGATGGTTTACCCCCCGCCTCCTGCCAAAGGAGGAATCTCTGTAACCAACGAGGACCTCCACTGTCTGAACGACGGAGAGTTTCTCAACGACGTCATCATTGATTTCTATTTAAA ATATGTGTTTCTGGAGAAGCTGAAGAAGGAGGATGCCGCCAGCAGTCACGTCTTCAGCTCTTTCTTCTATAAGAGACTcaatcagagagagagaagaaacgcTCCCGACACGTCCAACCTACC GATACAGAAGAAGAAACACAACAGAGTGAAGACGTGGACACGTCACGTGGATCTCTTCCAGAAGGACTTCATCTTTGTGCCCATCAATGAGTC TGCACACTGGTACCTCGCCGTCATCTGTTTTCCTAGTCTTGACGGGGTTCATAATGAGCCAAACTTGCTGTACCAGCTATCGGCTGCAGCCCAGAGCTCGGCCGTCTCCTCCGTCCCGCCCGCAGAAGAGGAGGCGCCAGAGACCGGCCACCACGCAGCCGCTGTGACGGCCCAGCCTGAAGCGTCCGATGAGGCCGGCCAGCAGTACACAG ATGGTTTACACAGAATAATGTCGTGTTACGCGGAAGACTCGTGTCGCTTCTCTGACGACCAAAGCTCATGTCCG GATGATTGTAGTGAAGACGGCACTTTTCTTGATGACTGTAGGAACTCTGACAGAGTGGAGTGGACGTCTAAACCCACCATTTGCAGACA GCCTTGCATTCTAATCATGGATTCCCTGCGTGGGCCGACCAGGTCGACTGTCGTGAAGACGTTACGAGA GTATCTGGAGGTGGAGTGGGAGGTCAGAAAAGGCTCACAGAGGAGTTTTGGGAAAGATGTGATGAAGGGTTCGAGTCCTCGTGTACCCCAGCAGGATAACTTTAGTGACTGTGGTGTTTATGTGCTGCAGTATGTTGAGAGCTTCTTCGAG AATCCAATTCCAAGCTTTCATCTGCCGATGAACTTAATGGACTGGTTTCCCCAGCAACGGATGAAAACCAAGCGTGAGGAGATCAAGGATGTCATTCTGAAGATTCAGAAGCAGCAGCAGGTGAACGCTGAGAGCACTGAACCCACTGACGGCTGTCAGAGTCCGAGCGAGGACAGTTTAGAGTCACCTGATCTAATCCCATCCGTCAGCTCTTAA